The stretch of DNA GAGGTGCCGCCCGCCAGCAGCAGCTTGGGCACCAGCAGGCGGTCGCCCGGCTCGCAGCCCAGGGCGCGCGTCACCACGTCGTAGGTGAGGAAGTAGACGCCGAAGCTGGGCGTCTCGCGCAGCAGCGTGGACACCATGCCGCGGTTGACGCCGCGCAGGCCCTCCTTCTGGTAGATCTGCGCCAGGCAGTCCAGGGAGCCGCGGTAGGTGCGGGCCGCGCCCGCGTCCTGCAGCTGCAGCCGCGTCTTGGCCAGCTCCATGGGGCAGCAGATGACGCACTGGATGGTCCCCGCCGCCGCGCCCGCCAGGAACTGGTTCAGCGGCGAGTCGCTGCCCAGGGCCCGCAGGGTGTTGCCCTGCACGCCGAACACCAGCGCGTTGATGAAGGTGAGCCCCATGAGCGGGGAGCCCATGCCCTTGTAcaggcccagcacctgcaggGGCGCAGGGAGGAGTCAGGCGCGCGCCTCCTgctcggggggcggggcttgggtcGCCCCGCCCACTCCCCCTACTTCCCCGGGGAGTCTGGCTGCAGGGGgccgcagccccagcccaccaccccaggTGTTCAGGAGGGCCAGACAGAATTTGAGTAGAACCATTTCCAAATGCCTGATTTCCCCAGCAGGCCCGACTCTTCTGTCCCAGCCTGGGGTCCGGGCCGGCAGCCTCCTAGGAGCTGGCCGCCGCCCCTGCCCAccgcctccccccgccctgcctgggcccccacCACTCACGCTCTCCTGCTTGATGATGGACTGGAAGCAGTGGATGGTCCCTCGGTACTGTGGCTTCTCCAGGCTCTGCACCTGAAGCCGCACCTGAAGGGGAGGGCCCAGGGAACGGTCAGCCGGCGGGACCCGGAGCCCCCAGGTCCCGCAgcaccccagggcagggggccaggtAGCTGGCCTCCTGTGGCTTTTGGAATCCCAAGGTGGGCCGAGCCAGGGACCCCTGCCTCTTCAGAGAGGGGTATGGCTGAGCCAACAGCCACTGGATGACgccagagggggcagggccaCCCGAGACCCCAGACAAGCAGCTGCTAAGTGTCCAGACAGGCATGGATGCGGACAAACCAGCTCCATCTCCACATCCCAGCCTAAAGTTCCACGctgtgacctctgacctcccTCACTGTCCTCAGTGAGCTCCTCGAGGCCTTCTGGTCGATGATGCACTATCTGTGTTCCTTACAATGCGGCCATGAATAGTTTCGTCCAAACCTGCTGGACGGCGTGACCGCCTGGATAAACATCGAGCTGGCGATAGTGTCAGTTACAGGCAGGCGTCTGTCACAAGACCAGGAGGACGTGCACGGCCCCTGGCACTACCGCATTCCTGGACCCTCTGCCTGGTgcgtccccagggcccagccgcGTGGTGGACGGTGCTGTGAGGGATCTGGCGGCGGAGCAGCCCCCGAGCAGCCGCGGAGCGGGCTGCTGCGCCCTGCCCCCGTCTTCCCGGGCGTCGGCTGCCCTGCAGTCAGTCCTGCTGTACCCGATGGAGTCGCCTGCTTGGTCTTCTGGGGTGAAGGCACCTTCTGGTTCTGGTGGCCGCTGCACCTCTGCCCCGCTGTGGGACAGTCCTGGTCCCCCGCTGCACTGGCTGTGCCGTGTGCCGACCGGTGCACGAGCATCTCTGGGGACCCCCCCCCACTGTCTCGGTGGCAAACTGTGGCCGATGCCACGGGGCTCCTGACCTGACACCCCGCCCTCATCTCTGCTCATCAGGGGCTGGCCGGCAGCTAGTGAAGTCACAG from Phyllostomus discolor isolate MPI-MPIP mPhyDis1 chromosome 1, mPhyDis1.pri.v3, whole genome shotgun sequence encodes:
- the SLC25A29 gene encoding mitochondrial basic amino acids transporter isoform X2, translated to MALDFLAGCAGGVAGVLVGHPFDTVKVRLQVQSLEKPQYRGTIHCFQSIIKQESVLGLYKGMGSPLMGLTFINALVFGVQGNTLRALGSDSPLNQFLAGAAAGTIQCVICCPMELAKTRLQLQDAGAARTYRGSLDCLAQIYQKEGLRGVNRGMVSTLLRETPSFGVYFLTYDVVTRALGCEPGDRLLVPKLLLAGGTSGIMSWLSTYPMDVVKSRLQADGLRGAARYEGILDCVRQSYRAEGWRVFTRGLASTLLRAFPVNAATFATVTVVLTYARGEEAEPEGEAVPAASSGSTLAQPSSL
- the SLC25A29 gene encoding mitochondrial basic amino acids transporter isoform X1; translated protein: MGSPLMGLTFINALVFGVQGNTLRALGSDSPLNQFLAGAAAGTIQCVICCPMELAKTRLQLQDAGAARTYRGSLDCLAQIYQKEGLRGVNRGMVSTLLRETPSFGVYFLTYDVVTRALGCEPGDRLLVPKLLLAGGTSGIMSWLSTYPMDVVKSRLQADGLRGAARYEGILDCVRQSYRAEGWRVFTRGLASTLLRAFPVNAATFATVTVVLTYARGEEAEPEGEAVPAASSGSTLAQPSSL